DNA from Thermotoga sp. Mc24:
AGTACTCACTGATGCTGATGGAAATCAAGTACAGCGCTATGAACAAAAAGATAGACGTTACAACAGGAGTCAGCACCCACCACCAGTATCCCAGTAGAAGGGCCTGGTAGTTTATCGACCACTGAAGCATGGTGCCGAGTGTGGGTATGTCCAGGTTCGACACACCCAGTATCGCGAGTGTGATTTCCATTCCAATAGCCCAGGACATGTTACCTATGAGAGTGGCGAATATGAGCGGTATCAGAAACGGTAAATACTCTTTGAAAACGATCGAAAGGGCTTTTGATCCAGAGAGAAGAGCGGTGTAGGTGAAATCCCTTTCCCTCAAACTCAAAACCTGAGACCTGATCACCCTCGCATCCCATGCCCAGCCAAAGACTCCAAGGAGAAGCCCAAGTGTGGGTAAATTTAAACGTCCTTTTACTATTGTAGCAATAAGAACAATGATGATAAAAAGTGGTATAACCAAGAAGGAGTCGCTGAGAAATGTCAAAACTCTATCTGCGGCTCCTCCTTTGTATCCGGCTATCATACCAACGATCATGGCTATGACTCTCGATACAAGTCCCGCGATCAGTGACATGACAAGTGAGTTTCTCACAGCGAAAGTGAGTTTCCAGAAAATGTCCTGTCCCATCGAGTTGGTTCCAAGTATGTGAGGCCAATGGGGTGGAAGATCCCTCGGGACCTGATTCCACAGGTACGGGTTGTACGGTGAAAAGAAAGACAGGATAGAGAGTGTCAAAAGTACCAGAAGAACTATGAAGCCGAATCTGAAACGTGTATCTCTCAACAGATCTTTCAACACCTGCATTTTTTCCACTCCTTTTTCATCTGTATCTCACCCTTGGATCGAATAGTGGGTAGAGAAGATCTATCAAAAGAATACTGGTTGTGATCAAAAGAATGGAGAGTGTACTCACTCCCATCAAAAGGTTGTAGTCACCTGTAAAAATGGCGTTGTAGAGAAGTGTTCCAATGCCAGGATAGGAGAACACGATCTCCGTGATCAAAGCACCTCCAAAGATCTGTCCCAGAGAGAGAGCAAGACCCGTTATCTGTGGTAACATAGCGTTTCTTATGACATATCTTCGAACGATTCTTCTTTCTTCTATTCCTCCCATCTTTGCGTATTTCACATAGTCCTCTGATTTCACACTCTGAACCACGAGTTTCATGGCTTGGAACCAAACAAATATTCCTATTAAAAGTAAAGAAAGCGCGGGAAGAAAAGCGTGTTTTAGGAGTATCAGCAGGTTTTCCCAGCTGAAGGTGAATTTCATTCCTATTGCAAAACCTCCGCCGATTGGAAAGATGGGAAGTATATACGCAAGGAGGATCAAAAGTCCGAGTGCGAGGATGTAGTACGGCATCGGTCTTATCACCATCGCAATACCATCGAGAATCTTCACCCATTTTCTGTCAGAGAAGTATCCTGCGAGTCCTCCAAGAATGTTTCCTATGATCCAGGAAATGACAGTCGTTACAAACAAGAGCCAGGCAGTCCAGGGCAGTGATTGTCTTATTAATTTCATCACAGGAGTTGGAAACTGAAAGTATGAAGGACCAAAATCGCCTTTTAAAAGTCTTTTCCAGAAGTTGACGTACTGATCCCACAGGCTTCCTTTCAGCCCATAAAGTTCTTTCAAGGTTTCTGTCATCTCTTCTATCGCCTTTGGATCCATGTACGTTCCTTGTGTCACAAGACGACTTATGAACTGTTGAACTGGATCTGTTGGTAGGAATCTCGGAATGAAGAAAATCATAGTAATTCCTACCCAGATGACAAGAAAATAAGTTATCAATCTCGGAAGCAGGTATCTTCTTACAAAACTCAAGGTATCTGCCCTCCTTTTCTCTTTAAAGGACCGGGGGTGTTCCCCCCGGCCCCCTGTTTGAAAGTATTTTACATCATTTTCTACCGGTTGGTTTCAGGAACGGAAGCATGTACTTGAAGTTCGGCCAATGTGTATACGGTTGTGCGTACATGTTCTCCGCTGTTGGATAATTTGTCCAATAATATTCATCGTATACTACCACACCAGGATAGTTAAACGTCGGGATTGTTGGCATTTCTTTGACAAGAAGTTTCAAGCCCTCCACTCCGAGTTCAATGAGTTTCTTTGTGTCTCCCCAGGCCGTCTTCTGTATTTCGTCTATGATCTTGTCCATTTCGGGATTGGTCCATCTTGCGTAGTTACCCCACGGCGCATCTTCACCTAGAGGAACAAGGTATTTGGAATGGAACGGCTCAAGCGTTCTGAACAGATCAGGATGTCCTCCCCATGGCTCTGCTGCTGGCCAATCTGTAGATACTTCAAATTCTCCTTGTGGATGGAGAGTACCACCTAGTTCTGTCGGCTGAACAACTACGTCTATACCAAACTTTTTCCAGGCTTGAGAAGCTGCAAAAGCGTTCCTTTCGGCAGGTCCAGCAGGATTCATACCTGTATTGATAGTGATCTTCCAGAGTTCACCATTTGGTAGATGCCATTTTCCGTCTTTGTCTCTATAGAATCCGTTCTTTTCCAGAAGCTTTTCTGCAACATCGGGGGCATACTTCCACCAACCAGGTCCGAAGATCCTCTTGATCAGCTCGGGATTATCTGGGACAGGGTATCCTCTCTTTCTTGCGTACTCTGCCAGCCTGAATCCAGCCTCGGGATCGTATGGCTTGAACTTTTCGCCGTTTCCAAGATCAAGCTCGAAGTTCTTCAGCCAGTCTTCAAGTTTTGTGAAGTACCAGTTGTAGTATGCGGTTGTGAGAGGAATGTGAATTGGGCTCAACGTTACTGCTCCGTCAAATGCGTTAGCAGCGTATTCAACGATATCAATTGCAAGAACAAGAGCCCATCTCACTTCAGGATTGTTGAAGGGTTCTTTGGCAGTGTTGAAGTGGAGACCTGTCACACACGGGTCTATGTTGACAGTCCACGGAAAGTTTTTCCTCCAGGCTCTGGCTGTCTTAACCCTGTTGAGAACCGCTTTGAGAGCTTCAAGTGACATATCTGAAATGTCAAGCTGATGCTGTGCCATCGCAAGAACTCTCTTTTCTGGAGCACTATGGAAAATCATCAATACATATTTTGGCTGCGGCATTCCGTAAAGCATACCAGTTGGTGTTCTATCCCAGTCTTCTCTTCTCTGCCAGAGCGTCCAGTATCCTCCTGGATCGTAACTGTGAAGAACGTAGGGCCCTGTTCCAACAGGTGGATTGAAATCGAATGTGAGAGGATCTTCCACCTTTTCAAACACGTGCTTTGGAAGCGGTCTCAGAGCGCCCCATCTGTCGAGGAAATAAGTGTGGAACCTGGAGTTTGGTTCTTCGAGTTTTATCAGGACTGTGTAGTCATCAACCTTCACTATTTCTTTTACTTGCTGCATTTGGGCATGGTAACCAAATCCTTCGGTGTTCTTTGCAAGTTCAATAGTGTAGATGAGGTCGTCCGCTGTGAACGGTACACCATCGCTCCAGTAAACACCTTTCCTGAGTTTGATGGTAACTTCTGTGAAGTCAGAGTTGTACTTCGGAGGTTCTGCGGCGAGTGCATTGATAATTTCTCCTGTAGCGTACTCAACACACCACAGAGGTTCAAGGAGCAGGTTTTGAATACCCCTGTCGTTCCAAACCCAAGTGGCCCAGATGTTGAAGTTTCCAGCGTTTGCTGCCCTTCCCGTAAGATATTGAGCTATGAGTGTTTCGTTTCTGGGAATACCTGGTGGCAACTGCTGTGCAAAGAACAGACTGAACATGGAAATGACGAACAAAACTACAAGAAACTTCTTCATGAAAACTCACCTCCCTTGATTGTATGTTATATTTTTTCCTTTCGGGAAATATTTTAATGTAAATCTCCGAGAAAATCAAGGTGCGTTTTTTTGGGATAATGGAGGTTATCTGCACTTGTAAAAGATTATTTCAAAATATTGTCGTTTTTCTTCTTTTTTCTCTTTTTTCCTTTCTGGTATTATATTTTCGTTAAATCATAGAGAAGGAGGTTTCATGTTATGAAAATATTACCTTCTGTGTTGATCCTTTTGTTGGGATGTGTTCCGGTTTTCAGCTCTCAAAATGTATCTCTGAGAGAGCTCGCAGAAAAGCTGAACATCTATATTGGTTTTGCCGCAATCAACAATTTCTGGTCTCTTTCCGACGCAGAAAAGTACATGGAAGTTGCGAGAAGAGAATTCAACATCCTGACCCCTGAGAACCAGATGAAGTGGGATACGATCCATCCAGAAAGAAACAGATACAATTTCACTCCCGCTGAAAAACACGTTGAGTTTGCAGAAGAAAACAACATGATCGTGCATGGACACACTCTTGTCTGGCACAACCAGCTTCCTGGATGGATCACTGGTAGAGAATGGACAAAGGAAGAACTTCTGAGCGTTCTTGAAGACCACATAAAAACGGTGGTGTCTCATTTCAAAGGTAGAGTGAAGATCTGGGATGTGGTGAACGAAGCGGTGAGCGATTCTGGAACCTACAGGGAAAGCGTGTGGTACAAGACGATCGGTCCTGAATACATTGAAAAAGCGTTCAGATGGGCAAAAGAAGCCGATCCAGATGCGATTCTCATCTACAACGACTACAGCATAGAAGAAATAAACGCGAAATCGAACTTCGTCTACAACATGATAAAAGAGTTGAAAGAAAAGGGAGTGCCTGTAGATGGGATAGGATTTCAGATGCACATAGACTACAGAGGGTTCAATTATGACAGTTTCAGAAGGAATTTGGAGAGGTTTGCGGAACTCGGTCTTCAAATATACATCACAGAGATGGATGTGAGAATTCCTCTCAGTGGTTCGGAAGATTATTACTTGAAAAAACAGGCCGAAATTTGTGCGAAGATCTTCGATATATGCTTGGACAACCCTGCGGTTAAAGCGATCCAGTTTTGGGGATTCACAGACAAATACTCCTGGGTTCCCGGCTTTTTCAAAGGGTACGGAAAAGCGTTGCTCTTCGATGAGAATTACAACCCCAAGCCTTGTTATTACGCAATAAAAGAGGTGCTGGAGAAAAAGATAGAAGAAAGAAAATGAGGGGGCGATGCCCCCTTATTTTCAGCAGTATCTCTTTTTCATTTTGTCGATGGCTTCCCAGAGGCCGAGAATGTAGGTTGCACCGAGTGCCCTGTCGTAGAGTCCATAGCCGGGACGTGCCTTTTCACCCCAGATCAGCCTTCCATGATCAGGACGTATGTACCCTTCGTAGTCTATGTCATGAAACGCTTTCATCACTTCAAAGAGATCGTGAGAACCGCAGAAGGAAGGATGTGCAGTTTCGTAGAAACTCTTCTCACCGGTGAACTTCAGGTTTCTCACGTGTGCAAAGTGGATCCTGCCCATCTTTCCGAAATATCTGATCATCTCAGGTATGTTGTTCTCAGGATTTGCTCCGAGTGATCCCATGCAGAACGTTATTCCGTTGTAGGGGCTGTCAACAGCTTTCAACATTCTCTCTATGTTTTCCTTGTTTGTTATAATCCTTGGCAGGCCAAAAATACTCCATGGTGGATCATCCGGGTGTATTGCGAGTTTCACATCGCATTCTTCACAAACGGGGATAACTCTTTCGAGAAAATAAACCAGGTTTTCGAAGAGTTTTTCTTCATCTACGTTCTTGTAGAGTTCGAAGGTTTCTCTCAGTTTCTCCAGTCTGTCCCATTCCCATCCTGGGAGGACGAAACCCTGAGAGCCCTCTTTCACTCGTTTTATGAGTTCGTCTGGTGTTACCCCTTCGATGAGACGGTGATCGTACTCCATCGTTTCAGAACCATCCGGGAGTTTTTTGTGTAGATCCGTTCTCATCCAGTCGAATACGGGCATGAAGTTGTAGCAGACTACCTTCACACCGGCCTTTGCCAGGTTTCTGATCGTTTCCTTGTAGTTCTCTATATACCTGTCCCTTGTGGGAAGACCCAGTTTTATGTCTTCGTGGACGTTCACACTCTCGATAACTTCGAGTTTCAATCCCGCTTTTTCAACGGTTTCTTTCAGCTTCATTATTTCCTCAAGTGGCCAGACTTCTCCCACAGGTATGTCAAACAAAGCCCCTACGACTCCTTCTACTCCTGGGATCTGACGTATTTGTTCCAGTGTCACGGTATCGTGTTTTTCACCATACCATCTGAAGACAAGCTTCATTCATTTTCCCTCCCAACGACTTCTTCGAGTGTTTTCCTCACAGCTCGTGGCCCTGTGATCATTTTCTTGAACAGTTCTTCTATTTTTTCTCCAAGTCCTACTTCGTACAGGTTCACTCTGAAAAGCTGCTGGCTGGAAAGGATTGGTTTCAGATGATCATCCGTGGATTCGGGATCGCCGAATTTTATCTTTGAAACGTAAGACCTCAGGTTCTCAAGAAGGGGATCTGGACTGAGCTGCATTTCTTTTCCTTCATCGTCTATTCCCATGAGGTATCTGCACCATCCCGCTATCACAAGTGGTATGTATTTCAGATTCCTTGGATCCAGATCTGGTCTTTCGTGGTATGCCTTTATAGTTTCGCCGAACCTGATAGGCATCTTTTGAGAGGTATCCGTTGCTATTCTCTGCGGTGTGTCTGGCAGATACGGATTGGGAAGTCTGATGTTTATCACTTCGTTCAAGAATTCTCTTGGATTTATGATACCAGGATCTACCACAACTTTTATTCCCTCTTCTCCCACACCTTCTACAAGTTTTTTCAGGAGGGGGTCTTTCATTTCGTCTGCGATCTTTTTGTATCCCAGAAGGCAACCGAAGATGGCCAGCGCTGTGTGAAGAGGATTGAGACAGGTTGTCACCTTCATTCTTTCTGCCTTCTCAACAGTTTCTCTGTCTGTCAGAAAAACGTTCCTATCTGCTCCTTCGAGTTTTGGCCGGCCGTTCGGAAAGCTGTCTTCTATCACCAGATACTGAGCCCATTCCATGTTTACGAAAGGAGCGATGTGGGTCCTCTTGGATGTCACAAAGATTTCCATTCCCCCTATTCCAAGTTTTTCTAAGTGCTCTTTTATGAATTCTGAAGGACCCGGTACAATCTTGTCTATCATACTCCATGGGAAAGCAACGTCTTTTTCCAGATAATCAATGAAATCTTTTTCCACCAGACCGTTTTTAACCCACTCCTCGGAAATTCTTTTCACAGAGCTGTAGAGTTTTTCGCCATTTCTTGAGAAATTATCGAGGCTGAGAAGAGCGATAGGAAGTCTTCCTGCTTTGAATCTTTCGTAAAGAAGTGCAGCCACTTTTCCCATCGATGTTTGGGGTGAGACAGGACCGTTTTTCATGTCCTCCATCACCTGAGGAAAGAGGTTCCCGGCCTGATCTTCTATGTTGTAGCCTTTTTCTGTGATGGTGAGAGAAGCGAGCTGAAGAGAAGGATTTCTAAAGATTTCTTTTGCTCTTTCCCAGTCTGGATGCGAAGGATCTCCCTTGAGAGCTTCCATCACGCTCGCTATGATTCTCTTTTCAAAATCTCCGTCGGGTTTTATTGTGACCGCTATCGATAAATTGTCGTACGGTTTGTAAACTTTGTCTATGACTTCGTAGTCGAAGAGTTCTATCACATTTATACCAGTGTCTTCCTTACCCTCTTCGAGGAGATTCTGAAGCACTGCCGCAACGAATCCCCTGAATATGTTTCCACCACCGAAATGAACCCATTTCGGTTGTTCTTTTGTATTTTTCTCTACTTCGTCGAGATCGAAATACGGAGGCCTGACACCTATCTTTTCCCAAGCTGCTCTATCTTTTATCGTTTCCCTGTTGAGACGCACGTTTTCACCTCCTTATCTTTCCACTCGACCGGAGGTAGCACCAGATGCGAGTTTCTCTATCTCTTCTACGCTAAGTACCGCGAAATCCCCAGGTATCGTGTGCTTGAGACAGGAAGCGGCTGCTGCGAATTCGGCTTTCTTCTGCGGGTCAAATTCCATCAAACTTCCGTAGATGAGAGCCCCTGCAAAGCTGTCTCCGGCTCCCACTCTGTCCACGATATGTATTTCATATCTGTTCGAGAAATGGGGCTGACCATTTTCAAAAACCATGACAGACCAGTAATTCACAGTTGCGGATATGCTTTCTCTGAGAGTGATACCAACCGTCTTGAAGTTGTACTTCTTATTGACTTCTTCTGCTATCTTCGCGTACGATTCTCTGTTCAGTTTTCCTGTCTTAAGATCGAGACCTTCAACCGAGATACCAAGGACTTTTTCTATGTCTTCTTCGTTTGCAATCAGAACATCCACGTATTCCATGAATGGAATCATCACCTTCTGTGCCTCTTCTTTTGTCCAGAGTCTTGCTCTGTAGTTGAGATCACAGCTCACCGTCACACCTTTTTCTCTGGCGACTTTCAAGGCGTCTTCAAGGATGAAAGGGAGTTCTTTTCCAAGGGAAGGAGTAATTCCTGAGAAGTGGAACCATCTGGCACCATCCAAAATTTTCTCCCAGTCGAAGTCTTCCCTTTTTGCCTCAGAAATGGCAGAGTGTGCTCTGTCGTAGACAACTTTACTCGGTCTCTGAGAAGCCCCTATTTCGAGGAAGTAAATACCTATTCGATTTCCACCTCTTGCTATGTAGTCTGTCTTCACACCGAACTTTCTGAGATGTCCTGCTGCAGCGTCCCCCAGCGGGTTGTTTGGTAGTTTTGTCACAAAGTACGCATCGAGTCCCATCTGAGCAAGAAAAGCCGCTACGTTCGCTTCTGCTCCGCCGTAGGTGACGTCGAAGCTGTCTGTCTGGAAGATCCTCTTATGGTCTGGTGGTGAGAGTCTCAACATGATCTCTCCAAAAGTTACCACCTTCATTCTGTGCACCCCCTGATCTTTTCTACGAGCGCTTTTGCTTTTTCTCTCACCTCGTCTGGTGTTCCTTTCACAAGAGCACTTCCAACACCAACAGCGAGGACTCCGGCTTTGAACCACTCACACACGTTGTCCAGATTCACGCCTCCAGTGGGCACGAATTTCACATTGGGGAACGGTCCTTTCATCGCTTTTACAAACTGAGGTCCCACCACTTCTCCAGGGAAGAGTTTCAAAATCGTGTGACCGAGTTTCATGGCTTTTACAAGTTCGGTGGGTGTCATCACACCGGGCATGTAGAAGACACCTTTTTCTTTGCAGAATTGAGAGATTTCTTCGTCAAGGTGTGGACTGACGATGAACTCTGCTCCACTTTCTACAGCTTTTCTGCACTGTTCGACACTCGTCACTGTACCTGCACCTATTATGGCACCTTTTTCCTTGAGGAACGAGAGTTCTTTGATGACTGTGTCAGCGTCTGGAACAGTGAAGGTGATTTCGATGAGGTGAACTCCTCCTTCAAAAACAGCCAACGCCTTTTCTTTCGCTTCTTCCACACTGTTTGCCCTCAGCACGGCTACAATCTTGTGTTTTTTGAAGAGCTCTTCCATCTTCATCCCTCCTGATATGTGATGTTTAATAATGTTTCGAAAAAACCAAAAATCATAGATCTACGGATTTCAATATCCAAGTTTTCTGGATATTTCTTCTGCCTTTTCTTTGAGTACATCGGAGTATTCTTCTATTTTTTCCTCTGTGAACTTTCGTGCAACCCCGGAAATACTCACTCCAGCCACCGGATATCCGTTGTGATCAAATATAGGAACTCCCACACACATGATACCTATTTCGTTTTCTTCGTTGTCTACGGCGTATCCTCGCTTTCTAATTTTTTCAAGCTCTCTCTTCAGTACTCTGGGATTCGTGATGGTGTTTGGGGTTTTTGGTTTTAGTTCCACAATTTTCAGGTATTCCTTCAATTCTTTTTCGGGAACGAAGGCGAGAATGGATTTACCAGAGGCTGTGGAGTAAAGGTCGACTTTCATACCAAGTCTTGAGACCATAGGAATGCTCTGCTCACCCTCCACCTTGTCTATGTAAACTCCCTCGAAGCCATCTTTCAAAATCAGGTGTACTGTTTCCCCCGTTCTTTTCATGATATCCACGAGATGGTCGTGAGCTATATCCCTAATGTTGAAGCGCCTCAGAACGAATGAACCGTACTCTATCAATTTGTACCCCGGTACGTATCTCTTGTCTTTTTTTCTGAGAACAAACCCTTTCTCTTCGAGAACGATCATGTATTTGTATGCGTTTGAAACGCTCATATTGAACTTTTCGGCTATTTCAGAAACACTTACATCGCCAGGATTCTTTACGATGAAATCCAGTATTTCAAAGGCTTTTTTGAGGGTATTCAAATTATCTGCCTCCCTGATTTTCTTCTTTGTCTACAATCAATTATAATAATACCATGAAGATTTTCTTTTTGAGAAAACCATTTTCAAATGGAGGTGGATGTATGTTTCTTGGAGAGGATTACCTTCTGACAAACAGAGCAGCTGTGCGATTGTTCAATGAGGTCAAGGATCTTCCCATTGTGGATCCACACAACCATCTGGATGCGAAAGACATCGTTGAGAACAAACCCTGGAACGATATCTGGGAAGTAGAGGGGGCAACAGATCATTATGTGTGGGAACTCATGAGACGCTGTGGTGTTTCAGAAGAGTACATAACCGGGTCGAGAAGTAACAAAGAGAAGTGGCTTGCACTCGCAAAGGTGTTTCCAAGATTTGTGGGAAATCCAACCTACGAGTGGATACACCTTGATCTCTGGAGAAGGTTCAACATAAAGAAGGTAATTTCAGAAGAGACGGCAGAAGAGATATGGGAAGAAACGAAAAAGAAGCTTCCTGAGATGACACCTCAGAAACTTCTCAGAGACATGAAGGTGGAGATCCTTTGCACGACAGATGATCCTGTTTCCACTCTGGAACATCACAGGAAGGCAAAAGAAGTGGTGGAAGGTGTTACCATCCTTCCCACCTGGAGGCCGGACAGAGCAATGAACGTGGACAAAGAGGGATGGAAAGAGTACGTGGAGAAGATGGGGGAGCGTTACGGTGAAGATACCTCCACGCTGGAGGGTTTCCTGAGTGCGCTCTGGAAATCCCACGAACATTTCAAGGAGCATGGTTGTGTGGCGAGTGACCATGCTCTCCTGGAGCCATCGGTGTACTATGTGGATGAAAACAGAGCAAGGGCAGTTCATGAAAAAGCCTTCAGTGGGGAGAAACTCACTCAGGATGAAATAAACGATTACAAGGCTTTCATGATGATTCAGTTTGGGAAAATGAACCAGGAAACGAACTGGGTGACACAGCTTCACATCGGTGCTTTGAGAGATTACAGAGACAGTCTTTTCAAAACACTCGGACCGGACTCAGGAGGAGATATTTCGACGAACTTTCTGAGAATTGCAGAAGGGCTGAGGTACTTTCTGAACGAGTTCGACGGAAAGCTCAAGATCGTTCTCTATGTACTCGATCCCACGCATCTTCCAACGATAGCCACCATTGCACGTGCTTTCCCAAATGTTTATGTCGGTGCTCCATGGTGGTTCAACGACAGTCCATTCGGCATGGAGATGCACCTGAAATACCTCGCTTCAGTCGATCTTCTGTACAACCTTGCGGGGATGGTCACAGATTCCAGAAAACTTCTCTCCTTCGGTTCCAGAACGGAGATGTTCAGGAGGGTTCTTTCGAATGTGGTGGGAGAGATGGTTGAAAAAGGGCAGATTCCCATCAAGGAAGCGAAGGAACTCGTGAAGCACGTTAGTTACGATGGCCCGAAGTCTCTCTTCTTTAGATGAGGGGGGAAATTATGAAAAAAATTTTCAATTACGTTTTGGCCTATCTCTTTCTTGCAGTGACAAGTGTTCTTGGATTTTACGTGATATTCATAGAAGGTAGAAGATTCTTCTTCACCTTGCTTGGACTCACAAGTGCTCGTTTACAAAC
Protein-coding regions in this window:
- a CDS encoding ABC transporter permease, with amino-acid sequence MSFVRRYLLPRLITYFLVIWVGITMIFFIPRFLPTDPVQQFISRLVTQGTYMDPKAIEEMTETLKELYGLKGSLWDQYVNFWKRLLKGDFGPSYFQFPTPVMKLIRQSLPWTAWLLFVTTVISWIIGNILGGLAGYFSDRKWVKILDGIAMVIRPMPYYILALGLLILLAYILPIFPIGGGFAIGMKFTFSWENLLILLKHAFLPALSLLLIGIFVWFQAMKLVVQSVKSEDYVKYAKMGGIEERRIVRRYVIRNAMLPQITGLALSLGQIFGGALITEIVFSYPGIGTLLYNAIFTGDYNLLMGVSTLSILLITTSILLIDLLYPLFDPRVRYR
- the uxuA gene encoding mannonate dehydratase, whose amino-acid sequence is MKLVFRWYGEKHDTVTLEQIRQIPGVEGVVGALFDIPVGEVWPLEEIMKLKETVEKAGLKLEVIESVNVHEDIKLGLPTRDRYIENYKETIRNLAKAGVKVVCYNFMPVFDWMRTDLHKKLPDGSETMEYDHRLIEGVTPDELIKRVKEGSQGFVLPGWEWDRLEKLRETFELYKNVDEEKLFENLVYFLERVIPVCEECDVKLAIHPDDPPWSIFGLPRIITNKENIERMLKAVDSPYNGITFCMGSLGANPENNIPEMIRYFGKMGRIHFAHVRNLKFTGEKSFYETAHPSFCGSHDLFEVMKAFHDIDYEGYIRPDHGRLIWGEKARPGYGLYDRALGATYILGLWEAIDKMKKRYC
- a CDS encoding sugar kinase, with translation MKVVTFGEIMLRLSPPDHKRIFQTDSFDVTYGGAEANVAAFLAQMGLDAYFVTKLPNNPLGDAAAGHLRKFGVKTDYIARGGNRIGIYFLEIGASQRPSKVVYDRAHSAISEAKREDFDWEKILDGARWFHFSGITPSLGKELPFILEDALKVAREKGVTVSCDLNYRARLWTKEEAQKVMIPFMEYVDVLIANEEDIEKVLGISVEGLDLKTGKLNRESYAKIAEEVNKKYNFKTVGITLRESISATVNYWSVMVFENGQPHFSNRYEIHIVDRVGAGDSFAGALIYGSLMEFDPQKKAEFAAAASCLKHTIPGDFAVLSVEEIEKLASGATSGRVER
- a CDS encoding ABC transporter permease → MQVLKDLLRDTRFRFGFIVLLVLLTLSILSFFSPYNPYLWNQVPRDLPPHWPHILGTNSMGQDIFWKLTFAVRNSLVMSLIAGLVSRVIAMIVGMIAGYKGGAADRVLTFLSDSFLVIPLFIIIVLIATIVKGRLNLPTLGLLLGVFGWAWDARVIRSQVLSLRERDFTYTALLSGSKALSIVFKEYLPFLIPLIFATLIGNMSWAIGMEITLAILGVSNLDIPTLGTMLQWSINYQALLLGYWWWVLTPVVTSIFLFIALYLISISISEY
- the uxuB gene encoding D-mannonate dehydrogenase UxuB produces the protein MRLNRETIKDRAAWEKIGVRPPYFDLDEVEKNTKEQPKWVHFGGGNIFRGFVAAVLQNLLEEGKEDTGINVIELFDYEVIDKVYKPYDNLSIAVTIKPDGDFEKRIIASVMEALKGDPSHPDWERAKEIFRNPSLQLASLTITEKGYNIEDQAGNLFPQVMEDMKNGPVSPQTSMGKVAALLYERFKAGRLPIALLSLDNFSRNGEKLYSSVKRISEEWVKNGLVEKDFIDYLEKDVAFPWSMIDKIVPGPSEFIKEHLEKLGIGGMEIFVTSKRTHIAPFVNMEWAQYLVIEDSFPNGRPKLEGADRNVFLTDRETVEKAERMKVTTCLNPLHTALAIFGCLLGYKKIADEMKDPLLKKLVEGVGEEGIKVVVDPGIINPREFLNEVINIRLPNPYLPDTPQRIATDTSQKMPIRFGETIKAYHERPDLDPRNLKYIPLVIAGWCRYLMGIDDEGKEMQLSPDPLLENLRSYVSKIKFGDPESTDDHLKPILSSQQLFRVNLYEVGLGEKIEELFKKMITGPRAVRKTLEEVVGRENE
- a CDS encoding endo-1,4-beta-xylanase, which translates into the protein MKILPSVLILLLGCVPVFSSQNVSLRELAEKLNIYIGFAAINNFWSLSDAEKYMEVARREFNILTPENQMKWDTIHPERNRYNFTPAEKHVEFAEENNMIVHGHTLVWHNQLPGWITGREWTKEELLSVLEDHIKTVVSHFKGRVKIWDVVNEAVSDSGTYRESVWYKTIGPEYIEKAFRWAKEADPDAILIYNDYSIEEINAKSNFVYNMIKELKEKGVPVDGIGFQMHIDYRGFNYDSFRRNLERFAELGLQIYITEMDVRIPLSGSEDYYLKKQAEICAKIFDICLDNPAVKAIQFWGFTDKYSWVPGFFKGYGKALLFDENYNPKPCYYAIKEVLEKKIEERK
- a CDS encoding ABC transporter substrate-binding protein: MKKFLVVLFVISMFSLFFAQQLPPGIPRNETLIAQYLTGRAANAGNFNIWATWVWNDRGIQNLLLEPLWCVEYATGEIINALAAEPPKYNSDFTEVTIKLRKGVYWSDGVPFTADDLIYTIELAKNTEGFGYHAQMQQVKEIVKVDDYTVLIKLEEPNSRFHTYFLDRWGALRPLPKHVFEKVEDPLTFDFNPPVGTGPYVLHSYDPGGYWTLWQRREDWDRTPTGMLYGMPQPKYVLMIFHSAPEKRVLAMAQHQLDISDMSLEALKAVLNRVKTARAWRKNFPWTVNIDPCVTGLHFNTAKEPFNNPEVRWALVLAIDIVEYAANAFDGAVTLSPIHIPLTTAYYNWYFTKLEDWLKNFELDLGNGEKFKPYDPEAGFRLAEYARKRGYPVPDNPELIKRIFGPGWWKYAPDVAEKLLEKNGFYRDKDGKWHLPNGELWKITINTGMNPAGPAERNAFAASQAWKKFGIDVVVQPTELGGTLHPQGEFEVSTDWPAAEPWGGHPDLFRTLEPFHSKYLVPLGEDAPWGNYARWTNPEMDKIIDEIQKTAWGDTKKLIELGVEGLKLLVKEMPTIPTFNYPGVVVYDEYYWTNYPTAENMYAQPYTHWPNFKYMLPFLKPTGRK
- a CDS encoding IclR family transcriptional regulator, which produces MNTLKKAFEILDFIVKNPGDVSVSEIAEKFNMSVSNAYKYMIVLEEKGFVLRKKDKRYVPGYKLIEYGSFVLRRFNIRDIAHDHLVDIMKRTGETVHLILKDGFEGVYIDKVEGEQSIPMVSRLGMKVDLYSTASGKSILAFVPEKELKEYLKIVELKPKTPNTITNPRVLKRELEKIRKRGYAVDNEENEIGIMCVGVPIFDHNGYPVAGVSISGVARKFTEEKIEEYSDVLKEKAEEISRKLGY
- a CDS encoding bifunctional 4-hydroxy-2-oxoglutarate aldolase/2-dehydro-3-deoxy-phosphogluconate aldolase, which codes for MEELFKKHKIVAVLRANSVEEAKEKALAVFEGGVHLIEITFTVPDADTVIKELSFLKEKGAIIGAGTVTSVEQCRKAVESGAEFIVSPHLDEEISQFCKEKGVFYMPGVMTPTELVKAMKLGHTILKLFPGEVVGPQFVKAMKGPFPNVKFVPTGGVNLDNVCEWFKAGVLAVGVGSALVKGTPDEVREKAKALVEKIRGCTE